A genomic window from Synergistaceae bacterium includes:
- a CDS encoding dihydroorotate dehydrogenase produces MSSRTDLSVEVGGLKLNSPVITASGVWPQEAEFWTPERLEGVGALCTKAVGLNPRPGNRGARVHETPCGLLNSVGLQNSGMAAFIEDYLPLARSCGRTFLVNLIMESEREVRESLSALRDAPGVPAVELNISCPNVEGDGMEWGLHPEGAARAVRIARSEWNGPLWAKLTPQSPDLAAVARAVESEGADAVVCCNTWLGMAMDIDTGRPVFRRVVAGLSGPAIFPLALRTVWQVSGAVSIPVVGCGGVSGWRDAAAMLMAGASAVEVGSALFADLEIPRRIADGLSDWMAERNIDSVPGLIGLGRR; encoded by the coding sequence ATGAGCTCGAGGACTGACCTGTCGGTCGAGGTTGGCGGCCTGAAGCTGAACTCGCCGGTGATAACCGCGTCCGGCGTGTGGCCGCAGGAGGCGGAGTTCTGGACTCCGGAGAGGCTGGAGGGGGTCGGCGCCCTCTGCACCAAGGCCGTCGGACTAAACCCGCGCCCCGGCAACAGGGGCGCGCGCGTCCACGAGACCCCCTGCGGCCTGCTCAACAGCGTGGGGCTGCAGAACAGCGGGATGGCGGCCTTCATCGAGGATTACCTGCCGCTGGCGCGCTCTTGCGGGCGTACCTTCCTGGTGAACCTTATAATGGAGTCGGAGCGAGAGGTACGGGAGAGTCTTTCCGCCCTTCGCGACGCGCCGGGCGTCCCGGCGGTCGAACTGAACATCTCCTGCCCGAACGTCGAGGGGGATGGGATGGAGTGGGGGCTGCACCCGGAGGGAGCGGCGCGTGCCGTTCGCATAGCCAGGAGCGAGTGGAACGGCCCCCTGTGGGCGAAGCTCACCCCCCAGTCGCCCGACCTGGCGGCAGTGGCCAGGGCCGTGGAGTCCGAGGGTGCGGACGCGGTGGTATGCTGCAACACCTGGCTTGGAATGGCGATGGATATAGATACTGGTCGTCCCGTCTTCCGCAGGGTCGTCGCGGGGCTGTCCGGCCCGGCGATCTTCCCGCTTGCGCTGCGCACCGTTTGGCAGGTTAGCGGGGCCGTCTCGATCCCGGTGGTGGGCTGCGGTGGCGTATCCGGCTGGCGGGACGCCGCGGCGATGCTCATGGCGGGCGCGTCGGCGGTGGAGGTCGGCTCGGCTCTGTTCGCGGACCTGGAGATTCCTCGCAGGATCGCCGACGGGCTGTCGGACTGGATGGCGGAGCGGAATATCGACAGCGTGCCCGGGCTGATCGGCCTCGGACGCCGCTGA
- the pyrF gene encoding orotidine-5'-phosphate decarboxylase, whose amino-acid sequence MREGLEHLILALDVERPDEGRELLASLRGGLKYVKIGHQLYARGGTAFLGELHGMGLSIFLDLKLHDIPNTILQAVEALADQGLWALTLHSAGGRRMLDEARRARDKSGSGMSLLGVTVLTSFDEGSWAEVVPGCSLFDALRARAALCHEAGIDGLVCSPLDLASVRASAPGLFTVVPGVRPQSASDDQARVATPREAIASGADYIVVGRPILGAPDRVEAVERIALDIEGGLKCRKS is encoded by the coding sequence ATGAGAGAAGGACTTGAACACCTGATTCTGGCGCTCGACGTGGAGCGTCCCGACGAGGGCAGGGAGCTGCTGGCTTCGCTCAGAGGCGGCCTGAAGTACGTGAAGATCGGGCATCAGCTCTACGCGCGCGGAGGCACTGCCTTCCTGGGGGAGCTTCACGGAATGGGGCTGTCCATCTTCCTCGACCTCAAGCTGCACGACATCCCCAACACGATACTGCAGGCCGTGGAGGCTCTTGCGGACCAGGGGCTCTGGGCCCTGACCCTGCACTCCGCCGGCGGAAGGCGAATGCTGGATGAGGCGCGCAGGGCTAGGGACAAAAGCGGATCGGGCATGTCGCTGCTAGGAGTAACCGTGCTGACCAGCTTCGACGAGGGCTCGTGGGCGGAGGTCGTCCCCGGATGCTCCCTCTTTGACGCTCTGAGAGCACGAGCGGCGCTCTGCCACGAGGCGGGGATCGACGGCCTTGTCTGCTCCCCGCTGGACCTTGCCTCGGTGCGTGCTTCCGCCCCGGGGCTTTTCACCGTGGTCCCCGGCGTCCGGCCGCAGAGCGCGTCGGACGACCAGGCCAGGGTGGCTACGCCGAGGGAGGCGATCGCCTCGGGCGCTGACTATATAGTCGTAGGCAGGCCGATACTCGGCGCTCCCGACAGGGTCGAGGCGGTGGAGAGAATTGCGCTCGACATCGAGGGGGGGCTGAAATGCAGGAAGAGTTAA
- a CDS encoding orotate phosphoribosyltransferase gives MQEELITQRLQEMMKESGAHLEGHFRLTSGFHSGDYIQCALLLRYPRYAKFAGKALADRVRKLSPEMIASPAIGGIVIGHEVARALDVPFIFCERRDGTMTLRRFPMPVGTRMVVIEDVITTGASSGEVGKVLEEGGAVWAGTGAIIDRSGGESSLPHIPESLWQAVFPVWQPEKCPLCRQGIPVVKPGSRV, from the coding sequence ATGCAGGAAGAGTTAATAACACAGCGTCTGCAGGAGATGATGAAGGAGAGCGGCGCTCACCTGGAGGGGCACTTTCGCCTGACGTCCGGCTTCCACAGCGGCGACTACATCCAGTGCGCGCTGCTGCTGCGCTACCCCCGCTACGCCAAGTTCGCCGGGAAGGCGCTCGCCGACAGGGTGCGGAAACTCTCCCCCGAGATGATCGCGTCGCCCGCGATCGGAGGAATAGTGATAGGGCACGAGGTTGCCCGTGCGCTAGACGTCCCCTTCATCTTCTGCGAGAGAAGGGACGGAACCATGACCCTCAGGCGCTTCCCCATGCCGGTCGGGACGAGAATGGTGGTCATAGAGGACGTGATCACCACCGGCGCCTCGTCCGGCGAGGTCGGGAAGGTGCTCGAGGAGGGCGGCGCCGTCTGGGCGGGCACGGGAGCGATAATAGACAGAAGTGGCGGCGAATCGTCGCTTCCCCACATCCCGGAATCCCTCTGGCAGGCCGTCTTTCCAGTCTGGCAACCGGAGAAATGCCCCCTGTGCAGGCAGGGCATTCCCGTGGTGAAGCCGGGAAGCAGGGTTTGA
- a CDS encoding FAD-dependent oxidoreductase, giving the protein MYPNLRSEGKIGRLVIPNRVVMPAMGVNLAAPDGGVTDDIIAFYEARARGGVGLIITEVTRVEGGRGSSDPCQLSAHKISDIAGLQRLTGAVHKYGTRIFIQLQHPGRMASPGVTGETSVAPSPVADPSTPDNVPRELTEAECAEMVGKFVFAAYVAKSAGADGVELHGAHGYLINEFLSPAMNYRTDRYGGSFENRMRFVEEIVAGIKRGCGAYFPVSVRINAEEALPGGIDLEEAARIAAALERAGADAINVSCYNLGCIEPGTYEQGWKSYMGAAIKKVVSIPVIAVNNIKDPSVAESLLEKGVCDFAGLGRALLADPEWAAKAFSGRDDEIRRCIGCLCCFAEIANVRQVRCAVNPRTGREREYLHPVRDGDGRVVAVIGGGPAGIEAALVLKERGFDPVIFDGAERLGGTLNTADKGYGKDKITKYVDSLVAQVEKAGIEVRLGQEVAPEDVAELKPCGVLLACGGEPCVPPVPGTDLDFVCTAEDVLLGRTRPTGRVVIIGSGMTGLETAETLALEGCKVTLVEMLGELGPGMYHLVVMDVMNRIGPHDPVILTGHRLERIVPGGVKLLRLSDGEMVEVNADGVVLAVGVAPRREVVDSFKTAFPDVVVIGDAKCCGRVLEATQDARGRAFTFEPRA; this is encoded by the coding sequence ATGTACCCAAATCTAAGGTCCGAGGGGAAGATCGGGAGGCTTGTAATTCCCAACAGGGTGGTGATGCCGGCCATGGGGGTCAACTTAGCGGCCCCGGATGGCGGCGTCACCGACGACATAATTGCGTTCTACGAGGCGCGGGCGAGGGGCGGCGTCGGTCTGATAATCACGGAGGTCACACGAGTCGAGGGCGGCAGGGGGAGCAGCGATCCATGCCAGCTCTCGGCTCATAAAATTTCTGACATAGCCGGTCTTCAGCGATTGACCGGCGCGGTGCACAAGTACGGGACCAGGATATTCATTCAGCTTCAGCACCCCGGACGCATGGCCTCCCCGGGGGTGACCGGCGAGACCTCGGTGGCACCCTCCCCGGTGGCGGACCCATCGACACCGGACAACGTTCCCCGGGAGCTGACCGAGGCGGAGTGCGCCGAGATGGTCGGCAAGTTCGTCTTCGCTGCCTACGTGGCAAAGTCCGCGGGAGCGGACGGAGTTGAGCTTCACGGTGCGCACGGCTATCTGATCAACGAGTTCCTGTCCCCCGCGATGAACTACCGGACCGACAGGTACGGCGGGTCTTTCGAGAACCGCATGAGGTTCGTCGAGGAGATAGTCGCGGGGATCAAGAGGGGCTGCGGAGCTTATTTCCCCGTATCAGTCCGCATCAACGCGGAGGAGGCCCTCCCGGGCGGGATAGACCTCGAGGAGGCCGCCAGGATCGCCGCCGCGCTGGAGAGGGCGGGGGCCGACGCGATCAACGTGAGCTGCTACAACCTCGGCTGCATCGAGCCTGGAACTTACGAGCAGGGATGGAAGAGCTACATGGGGGCCGCGATCAAGAAAGTCGTATCGATCCCGGTGATAGCGGTGAACAACATCAAGGATCCGTCCGTGGCCGAGTCGCTGCTTGAGAAGGGGGTCTGCGATTTCGCGGGGCTTGGACGAGCCCTTCTGGCGGACCCGGAGTGGGCCGCCAAGGCATTCTCCGGCAGGGACGACGAGATACGCAGGTGCATAGGTTGCCTCTGCTGCTTCGCGGAAATAGCCAACGTCAGGCAGGTGCGCTGCGCGGTGAACCCGAGGACCGGGCGCGAGCGGGAGTACCTGCACCCGGTTCGCGACGGCGACGGGCGCGTTGTCGCGGTGATAGGCGGCGGCCCGGCTGGTATCGAGGCCGCACTGGTGCTCAAGGAACGTGGTTTTGACCCGGTGATATTCGACGGCGCGGAGAGGCTCGGCGGAACTCTGAACACCGCCGACAAGGGATACGGCAAGGACAAGATTACAAAGTACGTGGACTCCCTGGTCGCCCAGGTCGAGAAGGCCGGCATAGAGGTCAGGCTCGGCCAAGAGGTCGCACCGGAGGACGTCGCGGAGCTGAAACCGTGCGGAGTCCTTCTGGCGTGCGGCGGAGAGCCGTGCGTCCCGCCCGTCCCCGGAACGGACCTCGACTTCGTCTGCACAGCGGAGGACGTGCTGCTGGGGCGCACACGCCCGACGGGTAGGGTCGTCATCATCGGCTCGGGCATGACCGGGCTCGAGACGGCGGAGACCCTGGCCCTGGAAGGGTGCAAAGTCACGCTGGTGGAGATGCTGGGCGAGCTCGGGCCGGGCATGTACCATTTGGTAGTGATGGACGTGATGAACCGCATCGGGCCGCACGATCCGGTGATATTGACCGGTCACAGGCTGGAGCGGATCGTGCCCGGCGGCGTGAAGCTGTTGCGCCTGTCGGACGGAGAGATGGTCGAGGTAAATGCGGACGGCGTCGTGCTGGCGGTCGGGGTCGCCCCCAGGAGGGAGGTAGTCGATAGCTTCAAAACCGCCTTTCCGGACGTCGTGGTCATCGGCGACGCAAAATGCTGCGGACGCGTGCTGGAGGCCACGCAGGACGCTCGCGGAAGGGCTTTCACCTTCGAGCCGCGAGCCTGA
- a CDS encoding acetoacetate decarboxylase family protein — protein MDMGYKIPEEELSNFMKDGAMNDQYGIQLFFNTDPKRARELLPPPLEPADPANPMCYVYVVNIRQPTFSPWYMEGGLGIMARLGDYEGIYFLGLMLSGPGSLMGVLSGREGSGLAKKLCERILVERTGDVGRCLIRRDGVDLLDVKLKIGSYNQKGFATAQEGSTRENPTTIGGGCLNHVYEIRQGGFSNLKVIYYDSPTMIYSWDPAEADLSLASSLNDRWGELPVTNVIGAGWMVSDNWVISQKEIYEYTDKQELTQAMSLLLPGRFDRCTFLKDHQTYE, from the coding sequence ATGGACATGGGGTATAAAATCCCGGAGGAAGAGCTTTCGAACTTCATGAAGGACGGCGCCATGAACGACCAGTACGGCATCCAGCTCTTCTTCAACACGGACCCTAAGAGGGCGAGGGAGCTACTGCCGCCTCCCCTGGAGCCGGCGGATCCGGCCAACCCGATGTGCTACGTGTATGTAGTCAACATCAGGCAGCCGACCTTCTCGCCCTGGTACATGGAGGGAGGGCTGGGGATAATGGCTCGCCTGGGCGACTACGAGGGCATCTACTTCCTCGGCCTGATGCTGAGCGGCCCAGGCTCGTTGATGGGGGTGCTCTCCGGGCGCGAGGGCTCAGGGCTCGCCAAGAAGCTGTGCGAAAGAATCCTTGTCGAGAGGACGGGCGACGTAGGAAGATGCCTCATCAGGAGAGACGGAGTGGACCTGCTGGACGTTAAACTGAAGATAGGCAGCTACAACCAGAAGGGCTTCGCCACGGCTCAGGAGGGGAGCACGCGGGAGAACCCGACGACAATCGGCGGAGGGTGCCTGAACCACGTATACGAGATAAGACAGGGCGGTTTCTCCAACCTCAAGGTAATCTACTACGACAGCCCGACCATGATCTACTCATGGGATCCCGCCGAGGCCGACCTGTCCCTGGCCTCGTCGCTCAACGACAGGTGGGGGGAGCTGCCCGTGACCAACGTCATCGGCGCAGGATGGATGGTCAGCGACAACTGGGTCATCAGTCAGAAGGAGATCTACGAGTACACCGACAAACAGGAGCTGACTCAGGCGATGTCACTGCTGCTGCCGGGCCGCTTCGACCGCTGCACGTTCCTGAAGGACCACCAGACCTACGAATGA
- a CDS encoding SDR family oxidoreductase — protein MEFDESYYRGKTAVVTGAASGIGLGLVEELLAYGAEKVVLADFNKENLEKHTARLSAEYPEKVKGILCDVTKEGEVVDMIAGAADFFGGRIDLLINNAGGGMMGLFVEPHPSAPEEELKEIRVQTNEDWERSFALNFYGALYGCRAVIPVMRRHGGGQVINVISGIAFYPMPYQTMYAATKAALNGMTLSLRYEYWDENIKFNSATPGTTATAIWGDLPAPPTAQTPQQSARRILAQAARNRRVIFGDDPDESGAKTCFHPDHEEIPDTYLLEVARARRGGQMTRV, from the coding sequence ATGGAGTTCGATGAAAGCTACTACAGGGGCAAGACGGCTGTCGTCACAGGGGCGGCGTCGGGAATAGGACTGGGGCTCGTCGAGGAGCTGCTGGCCTACGGAGCGGAGAAGGTCGTCCTCGCGGACTTCAACAAGGAGAACCTTGAAAAGCATACAGCCCGCCTGTCGGCCGAGTACCCAGAAAAGGTGAAGGGCATACTCTGCGACGTGACGAAGGAGGGCGAGGTCGTCGACATGATCGCAGGGGCGGCCGATTTCTTCGGCGGTAGGATCGACCTGCTTATCAACAACGCGGGAGGAGGCATGATGGGGCTCTTCGTCGAGCCGCACCCCTCGGCTCCCGAGGAGGAGCTCAAGGAGATCAGGGTGCAGACCAACGAGGACTGGGAGAGATCCTTCGCCCTCAACTTCTACGGGGCCCTGTACGGCTGCCGCGCGGTCATACCGGTGATGCGGAGGCACGGCGGCGGACAGGTGATCAACGTGATCTCCGGCATAGCCTTCTACCCCATGCCCTACCAGACTATGTACGCCGCCACAAAGGCAGCGCTCAACGGCATGACGCTGTCGCTGCGCTACGAGTACTGGGACGAGAACATCAAGTTCAACTCGGCCACTCCCGGAACCACCGCCACGGCGATCTGGGGCGACTTGCCCGCGCCCCCGACCGCCCAGACACCGCAGCAGTCCGCGAGGCGCATCCTGGCCCAGGCGGCGAGGAACAGAAGAGTTATTTTCGGGGACGACCCCGACGAGTCCGGGGCGAAGACCTGCTTCCACCCTGACCACGAGGAGATCCCGGACACATATCTTCTGGAGGTGGCAAGAGCCAGAAGGGGCGGCCAGATGACCAGGGTCTAG
- a CDS encoding anaerobic sulfatase maturase gives MKWMVARRVAEAMEGERCAFTVMAKVVGGLCNLRCTYCYYSEKPGLLAQEMPRMSDEVLESYVNRVFDLDEDGQAEFVWSGGEPLLAGLPFFERAMELQERRGGGAKNSIRTNGTLLDDGWCDLLAKHGFHVEVCIDGPKELNDVYRVGHDGGTFDKVMAGVDLLKKHGVRFGALARVHAANESHPREVYGFLRGIADRMQFTPVVEREAAFHELEDGQCFSMPPGIKGPPVQSKSVEPFSVSPEGFGSFLAEVFDSWMELDGGLKTVVLFDATARNMLGNQGGTCAHNPLCGHGVSVEVNGDVYSCERYAYPKYKLGNLLETPLSQIVERNRPFCMNKTEGLPDDCFDCPYITLCFGGCPSHRIVPSEDGLRGKNYLCEGYKKFFSHFIENMQQM, from the coding sequence ATGAAATGGATGGTAGCAAGGAGGGTTGCGGAGGCGATGGAAGGGGAGAGGTGCGCGTTCACTGTTATGGCCAAGGTAGTGGGAGGGCTTTGCAATCTGCGCTGCACTTACTGCTATTACTCGGAAAAGCCCGGGCTTTTGGCGCAGGAGATGCCGAGGATGTCCGACGAAGTCCTTGAATCTTACGTAAACCGGGTATTCGATCTCGACGAGGACGGCCAGGCGGAATTCGTCTGGAGCGGCGGCGAGCCTCTTCTTGCCGGGCTTCCGTTCTTCGAGAGGGCGATGGAGCTCCAGGAGAGGCGAGGTGGCGGGGCCAAGAACAGCATCCGGACCAACGGCACTCTGCTCGACGACGGGTGGTGCGACCTCCTAGCCAAGCATGGCTTCCATGTAGAGGTCTGCATCGACGGTCCAAAGGAGCTGAACGACGTCTACAGGGTAGGGCACGACGGGGGCACGTTCGACAAGGTGATGGCGGGGGTCGACCTGCTGAAGAAGCACGGGGTGCGGTTCGGCGCCCTTGCCAGGGTCCACGCGGCGAACGAGTCGCACCCGCGCGAGGTCTACGGCTTTCTGCGCGGCATCGCCGACCGCATGCAGTTCACCCCGGTAGTGGAGAGAGAGGCCGCTTTCCACGAACTGGAAGATGGCCAGTGCTTCTCCATGCCTCCGGGGATAAAAGGCCCACCCGTCCAGAGTAAGTCCGTCGAGCCGTTCTCGGTCTCGCCCGAGGGGTTCGGATCTTTCCTGGCAGAGGTCTTCGACAGTTGGATGGAGCTTGACGGGGGATTGAAAACCGTCGTCCTATTCGATGCGACCGCCCGAAACATGCTGGGAAACCAGGGAGGGACCTGCGCCCACAACCCGCTCTGCGGTCACGGCGTCTCGGTCGAGGTGAACGGGGATGTCTACTCGTGCGAACGGTACGCCTATCCGAAGTACAAGCTGGGAAATCTGCTGGAGACCCCTCTCTCCCAGATAGTGGAGCGCAATCGCCCTTTCTGCATGAACAAGACCGAAGGGCTCCCCGATGACTGCTTCGACTGCCCTTATATCACCCTGTGCTTCGGGGGCTGTCCGAGTCACCGCATCGTTCCGTCGGAGGACGGACTGAGGGGAAAGAACTACCTGTGCGAGGGGTACAAGAAGTTTTTCAGCCACTTCATCGAGAACATGCAGCAGATGTGA
- a CDS encoding acylphosphatase, giving the protein MAVVRRSFLVKGTVQGVGFRHSAARTALRLGLVGWVRNLPDGSVEVHAQGEAESVATMEDWLREGPPMATVTRLIAMEVPPETGESSFTVRYFR; this is encoded by the coding sequence ATGGCCGTGGTCCGCAGGAGTTTTCTGGTCAAGGGAACCGTGCAGGGAGTGGGGTTCCGCCACAGCGCGGCGAGGACGGCCCTTAGGCTGGGGCTGGTCGGATGGGTGCGAAACCTTCCCGACGGATCGGTGGAGGTTCATGCCCAGGGTGAAGCCGAGTCCGTCGCCACCATGGAGGACTGGCTTCGCGAAGGTCCGCCCATGGCGACCGTGACGAGGCTGATCGCGATGGAGGTCCCTCCCGAGACGGGCGAGAGCTCTTTCACCGTCCGCTACTTCCGATGA
- a CDS encoding AbrB family transcriptional regulator: MTVLSFFSPYLLLLLVGLAGFLVFKKLSVPVPALLGPLFFAGMLNLIGLYPEADMLWPSRCSNVIIGALAGSRVSRRSARLLGELPLPALVVSAGMLALSLCGGALLYLSTDLSPRTAFIGSTTGGISEMALLSISMGADVATVTLLQTARVLIALTLSPMICRALPAILGRDNAGQEEPGPGEPEVRHRTASGYALLAAAAVSGGFAGYMLRLPAGVMTGAMIGTAAANLLREGLPSVPRVLVSTAQAIIGLTIASNISASTFGGLGRQWLPVSVVLMLMLLGSIAIAELLHRMTGWNYPTCLLSASLGGLSQMIVIADEMGADPLKVTLLQTVRLLSIIIVLPLVFSLFFL; encoded by the coding sequence ATGACCGTTCTCTCCTTTTTCTCCCCATACCTGCTGCTTCTCTTGGTCGGCCTGGCCGGCTTCCTCGTCTTCAAAAAGCTCTCCGTGCCTGTGCCTGCGCTGCTGGGGCCTCTCTTTTTCGCCGGGATGCTAAATCTGATCGGGCTCTACCCCGAGGCAGACATGCTTTGGCCCTCCCGCTGCAGCAACGTCATCATCGGCGCTCTCGCCGGGTCGAGGGTGAGCAGAAGGTCGGCGCGGCTCCTGGGAGAGCTGCCCCTCCCCGCCCTTGTAGTGTCCGCGGGGATGCTGGCCCTGTCGCTGTGCGGGGGCGCTCTGCTCTACCTGTCCACGGACCTCTCCCCGAGGACGGCGTTCATAGGCTCCACCACGGGCGGGATATCGGAGATGGCGCTGCTCTCGATCTCCATGGGGGCGGACGTAGCGACAGTCACCCTGCTTCAGACGGCGCGAGTGCTGATCGCTTTGACGCTATCGCCCATGATCTGCAGGGCGCTCCCGGCCATACTGGGCCGCGACAATGCCGGGCAGGAAGAGCCCGGGCCGGGAGAGCCCGAAGTTCGGCACCGCACGGCATCCGGCTACGCCCTACTGGCCGCGGCTGCCGTCTCGGGCGGCTTCGCAGGCTACATGCTGCGCCTGCCAGCAGGGGTGATGACAGGGGCAATGATCGGGACTGCGGCGGCGAATCTGCTGCGCGAGGGGCTGCCCTCTGTTCCGCGGGTGCTCGTGTCCACCGCCCAGGCCATCATAGGACTGACGATAGCGTCCAACATCTCCGCCTCGACATTCGGCGGCTTGGGCCGGCAGTGGCTGCCCGTGTCGGTGGTGCTGATGCTGATGCTGCTGGGCAGCATTGCGATAGCCGAGCTGCTGCACAGGATGACCGGGTGGAACTACCCGACCTGCCTGCTGTCGGCCTCGCTGGGAGGCCTTTCGCAGATGATCGTCATAGCTGACGAGATGGGGGCAGATCCCCTGAAGGTCACCCTGCTCCAGACCGTCCGACTGCTGAGCATTATCATCGTGCTGCCCCTGGTATTCTCGCTCTTCTTCCTCTGA
- a CDS encoding DMT family transporter, whose protein sequence is MTEKPPVSPWIVLSIGVFAISTGAIFTRMASAPPLVISAYRVGLATLFLSPFTIRRAVAELSSLGRRDVLCGAASGLFLALHFAAWISSLFYTSVASSVVIVNAIPLWTGLFSPFLTGEPFSKALKRGLLIALPGALIISWGDFATGWAALWGDFLALLGSLFAALYILLGRRIRPHVSLGTYVTLSYGVAAAVLWAAVLAAGLPVSGFSGTTWSALFLMALVPQVLGHSSYNWALRWMSGGTVSLCLLGEPVGSSILAALLLGEPLTLVKTVGGGLILAGIVLASREER, encoded by the coding sequence GTGACAGAAAAACCTCCCGTATCTCCCTGGATAGTCCTGTCCATAGGGGTGTTCGCCATATCGACGGGCGCCATCTTCACGCGGATGGCATCCGCGCCGCCGCTCGTCATATCCGCCTACAGGGTGGGGCTGGCAACCCTATTCCTCTCGCCCTTCACCATCCGCAGGGCCGTCGCGGAGCTCTCCTCGCTCGGGCGGAGGGACGTGCTCTGCGGCGCGGCGTCCGGGCTCTTCCTGGCCCTTCACTTCGCCGCCTGGATCTCCTCTCTTTTCTACACCTCGGTCGCAAGCAGCGTGGTGATCGTGAACGCCATCCCCCTGTGGACAGGGCTCTTCTCCCCCTTCCTGACAGGCGAACCATTCTCGAAGGCCCTGAAAAGAGGGCTGCTCATCGCGCTTCCCGGCGCTCTGATCATAAGCTGGGGGGACTTCGCCACCGGCTGGGCGGCACTGTGGGGGGACTTCCTGGCCCTGCTGGGGAGCCTGTTCGCCGCTCTGTACATCCTGCTGGGCCGCAGGATAAGGCCGCACGTGTCGCTCGGCACCTACGTGACCCTTAGCTACGGGGTGGCGGCGGCCGTGCTGTGGGCGGCAGTCCTAGCGGCGGGACTGCCTGTGTCCGGCTTCTCTGGAACGACGTGGAGCGCCCTCTTCCTGATGGCGCTCGTGCCCCAGGTACTCGGCCACTCGAGCTACAACTGGGCGCTCAGGTGGATGAGCGGGGGCACGGTATCTCTCTGCCTGCTCGGGGAGCCGGTCGGCAGCTCGATCCTGGCCGCGCTCCTCCTGGGCGAGCCTCTGACCCTGGTCAAGACCGTCGGGGGCGGGCTCATCCTTGCGGGAATCGTGCTCGCATCCAGGGAGGAGCGGTAG